In Bubalus bubalis isolate 160015118507 breed Murrah chromosome 20, NDDB_SH_1, whole genome shotgun sequence, the sequence AAAGGTTTGAATCTAGATCTTTTTGATTCTGGTCCCCTTGTTGTATGTCAGAAGAACACACCACTTTGAAGAATCTGGAGAGGAGAGCAGGAGTTTTTCAGCTTGGGCTTTCTAATGTATAAGAAACCTCAGAGCAGAAGGGGACTCTATCATAAAGGGATTTCAAGCTTAGGTGCTTAAAGAGGGCTGGGTAAGCAAGTGAGCGAGTCACTGGAGACAGGCAGAGATGGTGACAAGCTGGCTAGTGAGTCCCAGTAACTCAGGCAGCTGCCACTTAGCTCCTGCTGATTgttgccaggcaagaataaagcCTGGGGAGCTGGATCTTCTGATTTTTCCAGAGAAATCCATACATCCATATAAAAACTGCACAATGTTTAAATGGTTGGCAGTCCTTTCAGGTAAACACCACACATCATAAAACATGTCCTGGAGCAAAGATGACTCTGGGGTTGCTACTCTGTCATTTTGTAAACAGTCCAGTCCAAAGGCCCTTTCATGAGacaatctgaggctcagagagggaaagcaacttgcccaaagccacacagctcagGCAGCTCAAGGACAACCTGTTCAGTTTTCTAATCTAATGCTCTGAATTGCCATGTAGACGTGACACCCCAGCCCCCTGGCTAGGGAATGTCGGTGTTAAGGTCTCCTAAGGAGAGAGGGATGAGAGCAGAGCCCAGAGTTGGAGGCCACATCCCAAGCCGGGACCCCGAGGACCTACATGAGCGCAGAAGTCTTTGATGTCCATCTCCTCGTCGATGAAATGTCGGAAGAAGTCTGCACGGTTCCTGATGAAGGCGGAGGTCAGCAGGCGCAGGAACTGCACGATTCGGTCTGAGAAGCTCTGGTCATTGAATACCTTCAGCAGGCTGGACACGGAGCCGTCCTTCTCCACCAGCTCTACCACGCTGTAAAACTGCACCCCCGGGCCCTCAGCTGGGGGCCAGGcaggccctgcccctccctccatgAGCCTCGCTCCTTGAAATCTCCACTTTGAAATCCTCAAGTTGAGGCACCAGAATCGATCCATCAGAGATCTCACCAAAGCTGAGTGACAGGGTTAGAGACACTCTGTAGTGAGTCCCTTGGCCCCAAGTCTCCCTCCTCACTGCCATGACTGCGATTCTTACATACAGATTCAGAAGTGAGAGTCCTCCAGCCCCGCACCGCCCCCACTAGTGGGGTcaggggggtgaggtggggaggctgGGGCAAGTTTCCAGCCTGACAGCTCCCGTTCCCAAGGAGGTGCCTCCTCCCAGAGGAagggcagggccctgggctcCCTGGCCCCTCATGTCCCCGCAAGCCAGAGGCAACCCTCAGTCTTCTGTCTGTTCTGCCAGCCCCGAGGAAAGCTGAGCCCCTCAGCCGCCATGCCCGGGGTTAACTCACAGCGTTGAAGAAGTTTCGGAACGTGTGCTCCTCGAAGCCAGCCACCAGGAGGTCGTTGGGGGTCTGCAGCACACGCTCTTTGAATCTGAAGGGGAAAGCCGGTGCTTTCAGGGAAAAGCAGGGGGCGCCGCTGTGACCGTCAGCTGTCCTCTCAGTCCCCACTCCGCCCCCACACACCTGAGAGTCACCGGAGGTGGGTCGTAGACCCATTtcgcagatgaggaaattgaggtacCACCCATTCCAAAATATATTGACTCTATCTTCCGAAGGTCTCTTGACTGTCCCGTGGTTCCTGGGGCATCAATACCATCTCTGGCCTGGCGAcgcccagcctcccctccctcctggtcCCCACTCCACAGGGACTGTAAGAGTGACCTGCCGCAGCCTTCTCCCTCAGGTCACAGCTTCTCAGCACCGGGGTCCCGGAAGGGCCCCTGCTGAGCTCACCAGCCACATCTCCAGTCCAGTCCACAGCCTCCCTCATGCCCTACAGCCACTCCCCCTTCGCATCTTCACCCCTTGACATCCACTGTCCCCTCAGCCAGGCCTGCTCTTCTCAGAGATGGGCTGAATGtaaaaaacattgtttttttaaaaaaacaagagtaTCATCTACGCTCGTGAGGTTATCGTTGTCTGCTGTGTGTGGACGGTGGAAATACAATCTGGACTATAGAGTATGTTGCATACGTCTTCCCAACTCCCTGTTCAGTGAACCCATGATGgtagcttgaaaaaaaaaatcatgacaagAGGATTTAGACCACAGAAATCAACTCACACCACAGGTCAGGCCTCCCGGTCAAACGGCCATTAAACCTTTGCCAGCACTGACCTACTGCAAGATCTGGTCCAGGGACCCCACCTCTTGTCACTGCTCCCACTGCAGGCTGCCAACAGGCACAGCCCCTTCTGGGACCTGTCCTCACCCCCAGGGACGGCGAGGAGCTGCCCCAGGACACAGAGTTCAGCAGCAGAGACAAgacacagtccaagggactggtCCACAGGAGGGAACACCTTCCACACAGAAGGGCCGAGTGGAGAGGCTCAGGGGGACCAGCTGGCTCAGGCCTAACTGCAGCCCGGCCCCTGGGAGGGGAGCCCAGGCTCCAGTGAGGACACAGTGGGGGTTTTCATGAGGGACTCAAGGCACAAGGAGAAAGGCCTGGGAGGCGTAGGCGCCTGGTGGGAGGGcgaggggaggagaggctggtCTGAAGCCAAATCATCTCATAATCTGGAAGGTGAGGCACTTTTACTTTTGCTGAAAGGCAGCCTGCCCCTGGCTGGGCCGGCGTCTCTGAGCCCGTTTTGGCCAGGGCAAGTGTGGGAAGGAGCGTGGAGCGGGGGGCTGCGGCCCCACTGCTAAGTCGCTCTCTGGCTTTATAAGGCTCCCCTTCTGTGCCGGGTGGGTGATGGGGACAGGTCTCCATGGCGGGCTGTGAAGGCCTCTCTGGCCACTGTTCCCGTGAGGCCGACATGCACAGCTCGGCTCCCGGCTCTCTTGCCTGCGCACCCTCCCATCCCCGGCTACATGCCCATCGCATCCCCACGCTCATTCCTCACCAGTGCCTGCGGGCCTTACAGTGCCagccctggggtcgcagagacacATGGACCCAGTCTAGTGGGGAACAAACACTCAGGGCAGGACTCCCGCCCCGATGaggtgagggaggggaagggggacgGTGTCCGGACTTGGAGCGCAGGTCCCCTCTTGCGCAAGTCATGTAACCTATCCGAGGCTcggtttactcatctgtaaaatggggtgacaCCAGCCTGGTACTTCCCACTGGACCCCACCTGGATGGCTCCCAGGCATTTCGGACTTGGCAACCTGGAGCTCCTGAtctcccccagcctccctgtgTGGCAAGAGCTTCTCAGTCCTGATAACTCAGGTCAAACGCCCAGCACTCAGCCTCAACTCTCTGCTcacgcaccccactccagccacGAGTGGATCTTGTGGTGTCACCTCCACTCGCTCAGGCCACCTCTACGACCTCTCGTCTGGGCTCTCCAAGATCACACCCCTTGCTGCTCTCAGACACCATCATTTGTGTGTAAGCCTGGTTTTTCCTGCACACAGCAGCCTGCACGTCAGGCCTTTTGCTCTGCCAAACCCTCGGTGGCTCTATCTCATTCAGGCCAACATCCGAGGTCCACGAGGCCCATGAGGCCCTACCCCACCGGCCCCCGCTATGTCTCCAACCCCTACTTAAAACTGCAGCCCCTAGCCCTGGACAACCTGGCTGCCTTTCCTGcctgatttttttcccacaaCGCTTCCCGCCATCTGACACAGCAAGTACTGTCCGTATCTACTGCCCCTCATTCCCAGTTAGGATGCGAGCTCGACAGGCAGAGCGCTTTGCCTCTCCCGTTTGCGGCTGCATCCCCAGGGCCCACGACACAGTCGGCATGTGGCACCCACTTGGGTGATGGCTGCAGGGAGCAAGAGTGCCCCAGAAGGAGGGTAGAGTAGAAACCGGCTCAGCAGAGGAGTTCTGGCACCAGGATGCACGAATCAACCCCATGTGCTCTGTGACCCGCGGCCACTCTGCACTCTTCCCTGGTGTGTGCAGGAGGGCATCTGATGAGGAAGCCTGGGATCTTCATCGATCCTCTAAGGGCTGTGAGACCTCCAAGGTTAAGGAAGCGGGTCTCAGCATCTTGCTACTACTCCTTGTTAcccagcagcagcggcagcttcTCCGGGAGCTTGTGAGAAATGCAGAGTCCCCGGCCCCAGCCCTCCAGAACTGGAATCTGCATCTAAAGAAGATCCCAGGGGGTCTGCAACATGCTGACGTCTGAGAAGCCCCGAACTAAGCCGAACCCCGGGGGTCAAAGGGAGGATCATGTCCCAGCtgcaggacagaggggcctaggaCGGCATCAACTCCAGATCCAGGCTGACCAGGTAGACACCTAGGttacacacactcacatccaAGGTCAGCTGAAGCGATCCAGAACAACGGGCAATGCTTCTTTGTTTTCTCCGTGGAGTGAGGCTTCAAGAACGCACCCAAGGCAAAACTCACTTCACCCAGGCACACTCAGATCAGAGAGTTGAAAGTGCCCACTAGGTCATTTGTCCCATCCCCAGCCGGCCCCTTGGCTGCCCTCACTTCCACCATGAGGGCCACTGGGCATCCCCTCAATGTCAACGCCGCCACTCACTCCCTGGGCTAAGCAGGCTGCACCGAGGTCAAACCCTCAGGGAGGTTCAGGGCTGATCGATGCAGCAGAAACACAGCCTGCCCAGCATCCCTCACACAGCACTCACTTGAGGATCTCCCTGCTCTTGCCCAGCAGAGACTCCAGGTAGGAGTAGCCCAAGGCCCGGTAGAAGCAGTTCCCATCCCCCTTGGTCTTGCGGATGGCGGTGAACCTTTTGCTGAGTTCCTGCGGGGGACAGAGGAAATGTGGGCATCCGTACCAACGGCACCCCCGTCAAAGTCCTGTCAGGGGTGGggtccctcctcccccaggcaACATCTGCTCTCAGACTGGAGGCCCTCCATGGTGTCCCAACTCTCatcccacaaaaataaaaatacgtGGAGTGCGACCTGCCCGAGGCATTGTGAATGGGGAGCCGTGCCCCGCTCTGAAGAGCCTACAGGCTAGGGGGACGATGGACAGCTAGACTACTGTCACAGGAAGACAGGGGATGCACCGGGGGGCGGAGCAGTGGCATCTACACCAGACTTCAGCAgtccaggaagacttcctggaggaatgGCACCGAGGGAAGTGGTGTGCCTGGTGGGGGCAGCGAGGGTGCACGTGGCTGTGAGGTGGGCCAGGGGCTGCACAGGCAGTAGGAAAGGCCTCCTCGGACATCGCCAAGCAGTCTGGCCAGTCCTCCAAGCATTTCTTAAGAGGTGTGGCGTCCCCACGGCACCCCCTCCAGTTCTGCTCTGAGCTGTCAGCTTCTGCCCCGGCTGCCTCCCAGGCCTGCCTACAGTCAGGATTCTGACAGCCCAGTGTGGTTTCCAAGGGGTCAGGGAGTCCCTGCTCCCACCAGGGTGGAGCTGACGGCCCCCCAGAGGCAGGCTGTAGGGAGGGGTTATACTCCCTGGAAAACCAGCTCATCTCCCAAAGGCTGAGATATGCAGCCCAGCTCTCACTCCTGCCCCAGGAAGGGCTCCCGGCGGCCACAGGAGACAGTCCTGCCCAAGTGCAGGTGGCCAGAGGGCAGTAGGGGGACACCCAGGTTCCTCCTAGTCCCATGACCATTCCTGCATCCTTCAGCCATCTCCTCTTTGTCAGAGTCCGGCCAGAGTGGGCCTTCTCACCAGAGAGCTGCTCACAGAGTGGTTACAAACACTACTTTTATGAGCTTAGGCTGCCTGGCCCAAATGCCAGCTCCTCCACGCATGCGTGGTACAATCGTGGGCCAGCCATTTAATTTCTGTAACTTGGTTCCCTCAGCTGTGAAATGTGGGCAATAAAAGTCCTGACCTTGCAATGCTGTAATGAGGTCAAAAACTGctggctttttttattttttattttttgcaactAAAGGATTTCTCACTAAGGTAAATACGTCCAACATTGCATTATTCTGGGAGCCCTTTAATTTGTCCAGGAACCTGGTCCAAATGCAAAGCCTTTTTAGCTTCAAAGTGGTACCTTTGTCTCTGCTCCCAACTCCAGCCCATTTCATCTAGGCTCCCCTCCTCCTGACCCTCTGCCTTACCTGGATTTTCCTCTGGTAGATCCTGTTTTCAGGATGATCCCGAAGAATTGATAGAATGTCACATTTTTCTGATATTAGGTTGAAAGATGTTTCActctgaaagacagaaaaaggagcAAAGCTGTGACCATTTCAAAAGCAACCGCAGGACTTTCACCAATAGAAAACCCACGACCTGCTGGTTGTAGGACACAGTGAATGTTACCTTCCCTGGACAGAAGCACCTGCGAGTGTGTGACTGGCAGCCCAGAAGCCAGGCTCCCCGGCAGGAGTCAGGGTCAGCCCCATCGTGAGAGGCGTATCATCTTGTAAgtccttttgttttaaattgtttggaaatatttatttagttggctgtgctgggtctcagttgcaacatgcgaactcttagttgtggtacgtggggtctagttccctgaccagggatcgaacctggaacTCTGGCATtggcagtgcagagtcttagcccctggaccaccggggaaatcCCTCATCTTGTAATTtctgaactgactcattttataGACTGTAATACATCAgtgcacaaaaataaatgcagcatggtttaaaaacttaaatgtaacaCCCGAAACCAttaaacttctagaggaaaacataggcagtatgctGTTTGACGTTGGTCTTGGTCGTATTTTTTGGggatctgtctcctcaggcaaggaaaactcaaacagaaacaaacaaatggaactaCATTAAAACAAAAGGCTTTTCATCCAGGAATCTATTTCCTGTCTGTGTAAACTTGCctcttctgaacatttcatacaaatggaatcatacgatTGGTCTTTTatgactgatttctttcacttaacataatgtatTTAAGATGCATCCATGTTGTAGTACATATctgtacttttttcctttttgttgtcaGATAATATTCTATGGTATGAGTATACcatattttgttccatttgtcAGTTGATGGATTttggggttgtttccactttggggctattatgaataaagttactaTGAATATTCCTGTTtagaaaaaaaagcttttgcacagcatagAAACtttcaacaaaaggaaaaggccACTTACTGAAAAGGAGAAGATATTTGGAAATGATATACCtgaataaggagttaatatccaaaatatataaagaattcatataactcaacatcaaagatacaaacaacccaattaaaaatgggcagaggatctgcacagatatttttccaaagaagacatggatGGCCAACAGGTCCATAAGAAGATTTTCAACACCGATAACCATCAgggaatcaaaaccacaatgaggtatcacctcacctctgttagaatggctgttatcaaaaagacaacaaatgacAAGGttggtggggcttcccttgtggctcagctggtatagaatcttcctgcaatgcaggagacctgggttagatccctgggttgagaagatcccttgaagaagggaacggctacccactccagtatcctggcctggagaattccacggactgtacagtccatggggtcacaaaaagttggacacaactgagcaactttcactttctaacaAGGCTGGTGAGAATGTGGGGAAAAAGGAACCCTGGGTGCACTGCTGATGGAATTATAAACTGGTATAGTCATtaaggaaaacagtgtggagattcctcaaacaAATTCAAACAGAACTATCATATGTTATTCCACTTCAGGGTatgtatccaaagaaaacaaaagcacttaTTAGGAAAGATACAGGCATCCctatgttcattgaagcactatttacaatagccaagatgtggaagcaatctaagtgcccacaatagatgaatggataaagatgtggtgtataatatgcaatggaaaattattcagtcacaaaaaagaatgaaatatttctctttgcaccaacatgggtggacctagagaccaTCATACTGAGGAAGTTAAAATAGTGAAAGGCAATATTACATGATATCACTTGCAacgtggaatctaaagaaatgaacaaacataacaaagcaaaaacagggtcacagatacagagaaggaACAGGTGTTTGCCAGAGGGGAGAGGGTTGGGGGGAGGAGAGAAACAGGTGAGTgcgattaagaggtacaaaacaGAAGAGATGAGCCACGGTATGAGGTATACAGTGAGCGGAGTATACTCAATAATTATGTAGTATCTTTGGAGACAATAACTAAACTTACCGTGATGATCATCTTGAAGTATAGAGAACTAGTGAATCACTATGTGGGGTAACAGGAGCTAACATAGagctgtaggtcaattatactccaaaaacaaactcagagagacagagatcagATGTGTGGTTACCCGAGGCAGGGGTGGGGTCACAGGGAACTggaggaaggtggtcaaaaggttccagttacaaacttccagttgtaagataaataagtaccagggacgtaatgtacaacatgataaatataattaacagtaGTATATGAACGTTGTTAACAGagtataatggcaccccactgcagtactcttgccgggagaattccatggacagaggagcctacagtccatggggtcacaagaagtcagacatggaCTGAGCGACGAACACAAGAGAGGAAGTCCTAAGCGTTCTCATCAGAGgaaaaatcttttctattttttaaattttgtgtcttTACAAAGATGGGGGATGCTCACTAAACGTGCAGTCATTGcatgatgtatgtaaatcaaatccctgtgctgtataccttaaacttatgcaGTGCTGGATGTCAATAacactggaagaaaaaagaatatagtaACTGAAGTCTATGAGCCTCCATACTGTAAGGAGGCTCCATACTCCCTTTGTCTTCTCCTGACCTTCCTgtctcactcattcattccttcttctATTCATCCAAAAATACCCAACCAGTCTGCACCAagcactttgttgttcagtctctcagtggtgttgGAGCTGGAAACACAGAGGTTAGACCGTCTAGCACCACCTACTGGTGAAAGTTCATATCGCAGCCCAGCTCTGAGTGGAGGCCAGTTTCCACCCAGAGAGAGAAATCAGGGCCTCTAGACGTGGGAGcttggtgggaggccgtctatggcgtcgcacagagtcgaacacgactgaagcgacttagcagcagcagcagcagcagcagagggtggagacggagaaggcaatggaaccccactccagtactcttgcctggaaaatcccattggccgcagagcctggtaggctgcagtccatggggtcgctaagagtcggacacgactgaccgacttcactttcacttttcactttcatgcattggagaaggaaatggctacccactccagtgttcttgcctggagaatcccagggatgggggagcctggtgggctgccgtctatggggtcgcacagagtcggccacgactgaagcgacttagcagcagcagcagagggtggaGAAGTCATCTAATGGCAAAAGGAAGACCCAGGGCCAGGGGAAGGGTAGAACATCTAACAGCTAATCTCCCACAGGCTTGTCTCTGCCTCATGTTTTTCCTGCTCAGACGAGGGTTCAGGGCAGTGGGAGCTGCACCCCtgtctccaccccccaccccccaccccgggaaAGGCTCTGATTTCATCAGgaatataatgttaaaatataaTGTGAAAGCCACTTCTGTTTGTAGTTGAAATAAGTAGCCttgatgagaacctactgtatggctcagggaactctgctcaatgctctgtggtggcctaaaagggaaggacatttttttttaaaaagggtaatATATGTATAGtcatgaaacagaagtagattttttttctggaattcccttgctttctccatggtccagtgaatgttgacaatttgacctctggttcctctgccttttctaaacccagcttgtacatctggaagctttCAGTTCCCGTGCCAacgaagcctagcttgaaggattttgagcataaccttactagcgtgtgaaatgagcacagcttGTACAGTGGCTTGGACAGTCTTTGGCACTGCCAAAGAATAAGTCCCATTATTTACCCACCTACCTcagtaaaaaaaaagtcttgttttTTACACACAGCTGACTTAAAATGATGGcttgggtctttttaaatgatggaTGATGACAAAGGAGCACAGCTGTATTGAACACTGCTCACACTTGGACTGTCCCCCAATAAAACCCAACATATGGTCAGGGAAGAGGCACAAACTCAGTTCTATTTGATGAGCAGTTTGAGACAATGTCACTGGCAGAGTGGAAAGCAGTATAAAGAATGAATCCTAAATATGGAGTGACAAgaactgggttggccaaaaacctCATTTGAGTTTTTATAACATAGTATGGAAacacctgaacgaactttttggccaacccagtattgcAGATGGTAGAAAACTGCCAGTCAAAATGAGAACGTGAAAGGTGGGTCAGGAAGGGGACCCACAGGCCTcataccagggaagcctacctaGGCTTTCCACTCGCCACAGTCGTATCATTTTTGCAAAGTAAATAGCAAATTTACTTAGGCTACttaaaagtcaatttaaaaggaaaacattaaacagcagtttgggggtggggaggggctcacACTTGGGATTCAAGAGATCCACCGTCAGCCCCAGGCGTCTTGTCAACTTTCCCCCTTTATCCCCCATCCCTGTTCCCAGcctgccaccccccacccttTATACGTATTCCCTATGTCTTTCAATACATCTTTATAAAAATACCAAGTTGTTTTATGTATGCATGCGTTTTAAATGTGCAGACAAATTATTCTATAGGTATCATGGCCTTTTCTCTTCACTCAATACTATTTAAGATCCACCCTTTTTCACAAATGGCTCTCAGGTTGGTTGCCCTGCCCAGCAGTGGAGCCTTGAGTTGGCTCCAGCGCCCCCTTGTGGTCCCAGGTGTGTTTACAGGGCCACTGGGAGGGGTGAGTGAGTTTCTACTTTGGCACTTTCGGAGTCCCCGCCTGGCACGTCCAGAGTGACTCAAGTCAGCCCAGGTGGCCCCCGTCCCACTTCCCATAAGCATGGCCCCGGTCACATGGCTGGAAGAACAGCCTCAGCTCACTGGCCCATTAACCAGGTACAATACTCTGCATTTGACCTTGGCTGACTGTAATTGGTGGTTTTTTAAATCATGGCCGAAAATTTTCCAGGGTGTTATGGGACAGGGACTGGCCTCGCCTGACAATGTTGCGTCAGACCTCATCAGGTCACTTAAAAGGATTTTAGCCTTTAGCTGCTGATTTGCAAACAGGTGCTAATGAATTAGGTCAGGCAGATAGCACCTCTACTCTGAAACAGTTTTGAGCTGTCAAGTGGAAGAATATATTTCAAAGTGGAGAAGGATGTTTCTCTAATCACTGACTCCTCCCCAGAGACCCCAGGAACTAACCAGATGCACTAGAACAGGGGCTTGGTGTTCAGACCAGATCTGAGTCCTTGTGGGGGTCCTCTCACCTCCTACCTTCGGAAACTATAGAACCAGCAGGTCACCACCTACTGGGGTCCTGCTGACCCTGCCCTTGATCCCCACCCCGCGTCCAGACACCACCCACCTCCAAATGGAGGGAAGGCAAGTTCCCCCCTACTTCCCTCGGTTTTCTCGCCAAAGCCTCTACACATCTAGAACCTGTCCACATAGCCCCAAGAGTTCCTCAACCAGCCTGAGACCAACGAAAAACCAGGTTGACCCCAGCCCTCCACCTTTACCCTCATCCACAGATCCTGCCCCACGGGGGCGGCATTTGAAGTCCCAAAGGCTTCCAGTAAAGATGTGACCTGCCAGGGCCCAAGGGAGGGCCCATTGCCAGCGCGATGTCGGAACTCGTGCCCCACAGCTgctgcctgccccctccccacccatggGAACCCCATGCGCCCAGCACTGTGTGAGCGCCTCCAGGGACCCCCCCAGGAGATAACGGGGTGACAAGGAGCtgcggggcagggaggggccaggcTGAAAGGACTGGGCTCTGGCAGCTCGGGCCCGCAGACCTTAAGGCCCTGACCCACAACACGTGTGACCCacgcccaccccctgcccctccgGTGAATTCTCTATGGGCCCCTCCTGGAACAGGTACAGCTCAGGGTTGGAAGCCAGCCCCGGTGAGCTTTCAGGAGAGGTGATACGAAGCTCCACGGGGACGCGGTCCTTTGTCACTTTTGTCACCATACTCCTGGAACAGCTGCTGGTCCCCAGCAGTCACGGAGTACCCGCTGGTTGATGCATTACCTTTGCTGGGAGGTCACCGTATGCCAGGTGCTGAGGATAATCTCACTTAAGCCTCACGGTAGCTCTGTTTTACACGTGGAAACcgaagcccagagaggtcaagctgttggccccaggtcacacagtgaAGCGATCCCAGAAGAAACTGGACCCTGGCCCCCCAGCACATTAAAGGTATTCCACAGACCTGGTGCCTTTCTGGCTCTCTCCCCCTCCACGAAGAGAGCCCACCTGGCCCTCAGTTGTGCTCTGTCCTCACTTCCTGATGGCTCCTTAATAGCCAGGCCTCAGGCTCACGCCTCTACCTACAATCTCCGCCCCCCCCACCCATGACGTACCCCGCGGTGCCTCTGTGGGCACCCCCGGCCCAGGCTCTGAGGTCCTGGTGGGCCTCTCCTGGGTCCACCCTGAGGCCTGGTGGGCAAGGCCAGCCCTTGGCCTGCCTGACCTTCCTCTGAGGCTGCTCTGCTGGCGGGGCTGACCCCGGGTTGTGAGTCAGCCTTGTTAACCAGGCCCAGCCTCCCAGAAGCCACAACTCAGTGCGTGGTCTGACCTCAAGCTACCAACTCCTCCACAGCAGGGGCCAGAGCCTGCAGCCTCACCACCAGTGGGGCAGGACCCAGAATGCAGTCCGCCGCCCCTCTCAGAAGGTCCCTATCATTTCTAGAGGCTCCCCTGTGGCTCCAAACCTGGCCTTGCCTGCCTAGCGCTGGCGTCTCCATAGTGGGCTGTTTGCACGGGCTGGAAGGAAATGCCTCCTTATctgatttttattggagtttggttgttttacaatgttgtgttagtttctgctgaacaacaaagtgaatcagccacatgtatacacatctcccctccctcctacaccccccacccccgccccccgcaggtcatcacagagcaccgagcagagctccctgcgctaaacagcagcttcccactagctatctgttttacatatggtagcgTATATATGTCATTTCTATTCTCCCAATTTGCTCCACCCTCCcagggcccccccaccccaccccatgtccacatgttcgttctc encodes:
- the OTUB2 gene encoding ubiquitin thioesterase OTUB2 isoform X1, encoding MGFPWVGRGQAAAVGHEFRHRAGNGPSLGPWQVTSLLEAFGTSNAAPVGQDLWMRSETSFNLISEKCDILSILRDHPENRIYQRKIQELSKRFTAIRKTKGDGNCFYRALGYSYLESLLGKSREILKFKERVLQTPNDLLVAGFEEHTFRNFFNAFYSVVELVEKDGSVSSLLKVFNDQSFSDRIVQFLRLLTSAFIRNRADFFRHFIDEEMDIKDFCAHEVEPMAMECDHIQITALSQALNIALQVEYVDEMDTALNHHVFPEAATPSVYLLYKTSHYNILYAADKH
- the OTUB2 gene encoding ubiquitin thioesterase OTUB2 isoform X2; the protein is MSETSFNLISEKCDILSILRDHPENRIYQRKIQELSKRFTAIRKTKGDGNCFYRALGYSYLESLLGKSREILKFKERVLQTPNDLLVAGFEEHTFRNFFNAFYSVVELVEKDGSVSSLLKVFNDQSFSDRIVQFLRLLTSAFIRNRADFFRHFIDEEMDIKDFCAHEVEPMAMECDHIQITALSQALNIALQVEYVDEMDTALNHHVFPEAATPSVYLLYKTSHYNILYAADKH